In Rissa tridactyla isolate bRisTri1 chromosome 8, bRisTri1.patW.cur.20221130, whole genome shotgun sequence, one genomic interval encodes:
- the TXNDC11 gene encoding thioredoxin domain-containing protein 11 isoform X3: protein MQEAEAFLLFSCDTFIPSEPGVLGYFEFNASPQPPGYLTFFTSALHSLKKDYLGTIRFGVITDKRVAEEISLVHSGSVYLHRHVNTSLIYPNDIMNFTAENICKWALENREMLIRWLRPHGGKSLLLNNELKKGPALLIFIPYNPLAEIHPLLDEVTKVALEYHNCNKSQAAEPDLQHLRDSDSPAFDSSVPDAHMKLSETFSITKYPCCNTVVLPQWHSISRTHNVCELCINQTLGVKPNKVHVPHCNFLEIEAALDSFYLQERTFFQVISNTIECSNFLSFYSPFSYYTACCRTVNRHFLSFISSEKTIFQTPKVAFSSHGKKDNTQHSIPHIEDRNWFIPDLHISGTNITGLSCRTNKTLNLYLLDSNLFWIYAERLGASRSNHLKEFAAIVDLKEEVHYVLDQNQSLVGSTLENFIKNFSILYSPLKRHLVDGPPLHFHQQRVITEVTTHTFHDTVFSSEKNVLLLYYAQWCGFCASLNHIFIQLARLLPPDNFTVARIDITRNDLPWEFMTDRLPTILFFPHQRKEQSVKFPEDFSVNLPNLLKFILHHSSLSSSEPCTKECLHKEAVLQQGHISHLEREIQKLRSEISALHQAHNQLEVQLSEARREEHRLQQQKHTLEKQHKTLQLHSEQLQATYDQKNQELLEMAEKLQELADASENLLKENTLLRILVASREGKLQSKDETKESLQSEQILSEDNDISVSTAIATLDEKRIDNIDTIETEHSSGNRTE, encoded by the exons CCTGGAGTTCTAGGATATTTTGAGTTCAACGCTTCACCTCAGCCGCCTGGTTATTTAACGTTCTTCACGTCAGCATTACATTCATTAAAGAAAG ATTACCTTGGAACAATACGCTTTGGAGTGATCACAGATAAACGTGTTGCAGAGGAAATCTCTTTAGTGCATTCGGGCAGCGTGTATTTGCACAGACATGTCAACACATCTCTT aTCTATCCAAACGACATCATGAACTTTACTGCTGAGAACATTTGCAAGTGGGCTCTAGAAAATCGAGAGATGCTCATACGCTGGCTGAGACCACATGGTGGAAAAAGCCTTCTTCTAAACAATGAGCTGAAGAAAGGACCAGCACTTCTCATATTTATACCATACAATCCCTTAGCAGAAATTCATCCTCTTTTAGATGAA gTTACCAAAGTGGCCTTGGAATACCACAACTGTAATAAAAGCCAAGCAGCTGAGCCAGATCTTCAACACTTACGAGACAGTGATTCACCAGCTTTTGATTCCTCTGTACCAGATGCACATATGAAAttatcagaaacattttcaataaCCAAGTACCCGTGCTGTAACACCGTGGTGCTTCCGCAGTGGCATTCAATATCTAGAACTCACAATGTCTGTGAGCTTTGCATTAATCAGACACTTGGTGTCAAACCAAATAAAGTCCATGTGCCACACTGTAACTTTTTAGAGATAGAAGCAGCTTTGGACTCTTTCTACCTCCAGGAACGTACCTTTTTTCAAGTTATATCAAATACCATAGAATGCAGCAATTTCTTAAGTTTCTACAGTCCCTTTAGCTATTACACTGCATGTTGCAGGACAGTAAACAGGCATTTTTTAAGTTTCATTAGTTCTGAGAAGACCATCTTTCAGACCCCCAAAGTAGCATTTTCTTCCCATGGGAAGAAAGATAACACCCAACATTCTATTCCTCACATTGAGGATAGGAATTGGTTTATTCCTGACCTTCATATTAGTGGCACTAACATTACTGGCCTGAGCTGCAGGACCAACAAAACCTTGAATCTCTATCTACTGGATTCAAATCTTTTTTGGATATATGCAGAGAGACTAGGAGCATCGAGATCTAATCATCTTAAGGAGTTTGCTGCTATTGTTGACCTGAAGGAAGAAGTGCACTATGTCCTGGATCAGAATCAGTCACTTGTTGGATCTACCTTGG AGAACTTCATAAAAAATTTCAGTATTCTCTACAGTCCCTTGAAAAGGCATCTTGTTGATGGCCCTCCTCTCCATTTTCATCAACAGCGTGTAATCACTGAAGTGACTACTCACACCTTCCATGATACCGTGTTTTCGAGTGAAAAG AATGTCTTGCTGCTCTATTATGCACAGTGGTGTGGATTCTGTGCTTCTCTTAATCACATCTTTATTCAACTTGCTCGGCTTTTGCCTCCAGATAATTTCACTGTGGCAAG AATTGATATCACTCGAAATGACCTTCCATGGGAATTTATGACAGACCGTCTCccaaccattttattttttcctcatcagag GAAGGAACAAAGTGTGAAGTTCCCTGAAGACTTTTCAGTTAACCTTCCTAATCtccttaaatttattttacatcaCTCAAGTCTTTCTTCATCAGAGCCCTGTACCAAAGAATGCCTACATAAAGAGGCAGTTCTACAGCAAGGACACATCTCCCACTTAGAGAGAGAAATTCAGAAGTTAAGATCAGAAATCAGTGCCCTTCATCAGGCCCACAACCAGCTTGAAGTACAGCTTTCTGAAGCTAGGAGAGAAGAACATAGACTGCAGCAGCAAAAACACacactggaaaagcagcacaagaCTCTGCAGCTCCACAGTGAGCAGTTACAGGCCACATATGACCAAAAGAATCAAGAATTATTGGAAATGGCTGAAAAGCTTCAAGAATTAGCTGATGCATCAGAAAACCTCCTTAAAGAGAATACTTTACTGAGAATCTTGGTGGCATCAAGGGAAGGAAAGCTACAAAGCAAAGATGAAACAAAAGAATCCCTTCAGTCAGAGCAAATACTTTCTGAAGATAATGATATATCAGTTTCAACAGCTATTGCCACATTAGATGAAAAAAGGATTGATAATATTGATACCATAGAGACAGAGCACAGTAGCGGAAACAGGACAGAATAA